The Calypte anna isolate BGI_N300 chromosome 2, bCalAnn1_v1.p, whole genome shotgun sequence genome includes a window with the following:
- the ENKUR gene encoding enkurin isoform X1 — translation MTTPQCAPDNVYSLLPPLEQKPVKPPRYISIFRPSVKHEAKQNKAQWKTMGPAKVAVPSPKNFLQKHSKEPKLQESKCRHEIYEMQCRKIEQDSKKLPALSVPRRTDHPVMGIQSKKNFINTNAVAAITRLPKKPQPLYVDSRQGDKYLLETSGLVPKYLKKKDYGVTPKYLTERKEEMKKAQKEYEASVLEHLKKKAMKVLSDEERKRLLEGLKKNWEEVYREFQCLPVKIDSIPKRLHKEKLETQMKQLEHDIQTIEKHKVIYIANE, via the exons ATGACGACGCCGCAGTGCGCTCCGGACAACGTGTATAGCCTCCTGCCCCCGCTGGAGCAAAAGCCTGTCAAACCTCCCAG GTATATATCCATATTTAGACCATCCGTAAAacatgaagcaaagcaaaataaagctcAGTGGAAAACTATGGGACCAGCAAAAGTTGCAGTGCCATCTCCAAAAAACTTTCTGCAGAAACATTCAAAGGAACCAAAGCTACAAGAAAGTAAGTGTAGACATGAAATATATGAAATGCagtgta GAAAAATAGAACAGGATAGTAAGAAATTGCCTGCATTATCAGTGCCACGGAGGACAGATCACCCAGTTATGGGAATTCAGagtaaaaagaattttataaatacaaatgCAGTTGCTGCTATCACGAGATTGCCTAAAAAGCCTCAACCTCTTTATGTTGATAGCAGACAGGGAGATAAATATCTGCTTGAAACTTCGGGACTTGTTCcaaaataccttaaaaaaaag GATTATGGTGTTACACCAAAGTATTtaacagagagaaaggaagaaatgaagaaagctCAGAAAGAATATGAGGCCAGTGTCTTGGAGCATCTCAAGAAAAAAGCCATGAAAGTGCTAtctgatgaagaaaggaaacGTCTTCTGGAG GGGCTGAAAAAGAACTGGGAGGAAGTGTATCGTGAATTTCAGTGTCTTCCAGTGAAAATAGACTCCATACCCAAGAGGCTGCacaaagaaaagctggagaCACAAATGAAACAACTGGAGCATGACATACAAACAATTGAGAAGCACAAAGTTATCTACATTGCAAATGAGTAA
- the ENKUR gene encoding enkurin isoform X2 gives MTTPQCAPDNVYSLLPPLEQKPVKPPRYISIFRPSVKHEAKQNKAQWKTMGPAKVAVPSPKNFLQKHSKEPKLQERKIEQDSKKLPALSVPRRTDHPVMGIQSKKNFINTNAVAAITRLPKKPQPLYVDSRQGDKYLLETSGLVPKYLKKKDYGVTPKYLTERKEEMKKAQKEYEASVLEHLKKKAMKVLSDEERKRLLEGLKKNWEEVYREFQCLPVKIDSIPKRLHKEKLETQMKQLEHDIQTIEKHKVIYIANE, from the exons ATGACGACGCCGCAGTGCGCTCCGGACAACGTGTATAGCCTCCTGCCCCCGCTGGAGCAAAAGCCTGTCAAACCTCCCAG GTATATATCCATATTTAGACCATCCGTAAAacatgaagcaaagcaaaataaagctcAGTGGAAAACTATGGGACCAGCAAAAGTTGCAGTGCCATCTCCAAAAAACTTTCTGCAGAAACATTCAAAGGAACCAAAGCTACAAGAAA GAAAAATAGAACAGGATAGTAAGAAATTGCCTGCATTATCAGTGCCACGGAGGACAGATCACCCAGTTATGGGAATTCAGagtaaaaagaattttataaatacaaatgCAGTTGCTGCTATCACGAGATTGCCTAAAAAGCCTCAACCTCTTTATGTTGATAGCAGACAGGGAGATAAATATCTGCTTGAAACTTCGGGACTTGTTCcaaaataccttaaaaaaaag GATTATGGTGTTACACCAAAGTATTtaacagagagaaaggaagaaatgaagaaagctCAGAAAGAATATGAGGCCAGTGTCTTGGAGCATCTCAAGAAAAAAGCCATGAAAGTGCTAtctgatgaagaaaggaaacGTCTTCTGGAG GGGCTGAAAAAGAACTGGGAGGAAGTGTATCGTGAATTTCAGTGTCTTCCAGTGAAAATAGACTCCATACCCAAGAGGCTGCacaaagaaaagctggagaCACAAATGAAACAACTGGAGCATGACATACAAACAATTGAGAAGCACAAAGTTATCTACATTGCAAATGAGTAA